A window of the Lactuca sativa cultivar Salinas chromosome 5, Lsat_Salinas_v11, whole genome shotgun sequence genome harbors these coding sequences:
- the LOC111883267 gene encoding uncharacterized protein LOC111883267, with product MVQKRQLVEEEYDVSPKHLKLENSFQLVSSLEFPSKDVPLKPCNSVIADEQISHNENDVVKSEAPIQPVDTYSHLLHFPPLKQVPVGPQYQADIPEWHGFDPNNASKTSNENKFIGSCVIQMPESDPPICNGVGRSHCWCEDPGSVTCVRLHIIEARENLRENIGHERFSELGFCNMGDMVACKWTEEDEHLFHEVVYSNPVSLGQNFWNHLADAFPSRTNREIVSYYFNVFVLQRRAEQNRFDPMNADSDDDEWQGSSESSEEDEVSIESPVFYYNEESEFIHGYNQTLIDESGDNSCTSSESQVSEVNHDFMLEPSDSREWDVGCFSFPRNKADFLPTGSMIEEVFGVESWKIDDNEEGSS from the exons ATGGTACAgaaacgtcaattggttgaagaGGAGTATGATGTTTCACCAAAACACTTGAAATTGGAAAATAGTTTCCAGTTAGTTTCATCTTTGGAATTTCCTTCAAAAGATGTGCCTCTAAAACCTTGCAATTCAG TCATAGCTGATGAACAAATTTCTCATAATGAGAATGATGTTGTGAAGTCAGAAGCACCAATTCAGCCTGTGGATACGTATTCTCATCTTTTACACTTTCCTCCACTGAAACAAGTCCCTGTTGGACCACAATATCAAGCAGACATTCCAGAATGGCATGGATTTGATCCAAACAACGCCTCCAAAACATCAAACGAGAACAAGTTCATCGGTTCATGCGTCATCCAAATGCCCGAATCAGATCCACCTATCTGCAATGGGGTTGGAAGAAGCCATTGTTGGTGTGAAGATCCGGGGTCTGTTACTTGTGTCCGATTACACATCATAGAAGCGAGAGAGAACCTGAGGGAAAACATCGGCCATGAACGATTCTCAGAGCTCGGATTCTGTAACATGGGGGACATGGTGGCATGCAAGTGGACCGAAGAAGACGAACATTTATTTCACGAGGTGGTGTACTCGAATCCTGTATCATTAGGGCAAAACTTCTGGAATCATTTGGCGGATGCGTTCCCTTCACGCACCAACAGGGAAATCGTTAGCTATTATTTCAATGTGTTTGTGCTACAAAGGAGAGCTGAACAGAACAGATTTGATCCAATGAACGCCGATAGCGATGACGATGAATGGCAGGGAAGCAGCGAGTCATCAGAGGAAGATGAGGTTAGTATCGAGAGTCCGGTTTTTTACTACAACGAGGAATCGGAGTTCATCCATGGCTATAATCAAACCCTAATCGATGAAAGTGGAGACAATTCCTGCACATCTTCTGAATCGCAAGTGAGTGAAGTTAACCATGATTTCATGTTGGAGCCTTCGGATTCGAGAGAATGGGATGTGGGGTGTTTTTCATTCCCGAGGAATAAAGCTGATTTTTTGCCGACTGGGAGCATGATTGAAGAAGTATTTGGAGTCGAATCCTGGAAAATTGATGACAACGAAGAAGGCTCAAGCTAA